GTGGATCACCGAAACATGCGGACTTTCCGGCGGCATCTTTTCGTGCAGCCAGGCCATTACGTCCTCAAAATCGGGGGCGTCGGGCGTTTTTGCCGTCCGATAGCGTTCCGACCACCCCTCAACCTGCCTTTTGACGTAACCCGCCGGCTTGCCGAAGTCTTCCAGGCCTATTTTCCGGTAATCGACCTGGTGCAGCTCCACGAAGACAGCGATCAGTTTTTCACAAAGCCGGGCCGCTTCTTTTGGCTGGAGCGCGAGCGATTTCGGCAAATCCCGGCGGATGATCAGCCCCTTTATCCGCTCCATGACGTAAAAGGGGCAGCCGATAAGCGTCTCGTCATCGGTGTAGGCAAGCGGCTCCGGGCAATAGGGGAAGGCCGGGCGGAGCGCCTGGAGCATCCGGAACTCCCGCCCCATGTCGTGGGCTGTTTTTGCCTTGCGGCCCAACGGCGGTCTGCGGAAGACCAGCTCGCGGTCGCCTACGCGAATCAGGTAGGTGAGATTGGAGTGTCCGCCGGGAAACTGGGATACCGTGAGTGCGCCCTTCAATTGCGGGATATTGTCCTTGAGAAACTGCTCCACCCTTTTTATGTCGAACTCTTCGCCCTCGCGAATCGGGCGTGTCTCATCCGCGACATCCATTGTAGCCCTCCTTCAGCTTTCCTTCAGAAAATGGTCCATCATTTCAATCAGAAAACGGGCGTAGTCTTCCACCGAGACGGCGCGTTTCTGGTATTTCCAGGGCTTCAGGTACCAGTCCTGAAGCATCGCCTTTAAAACCGCGGCGGTCAGGGTTGGCTCAATCGCCCGGAAACATCCCGCCGCGATCCCGTCTTTGATGATTTCCACAAAGATGCCCTCTGTGTATAGCTCCATCTCGATGGCCTTTTTCTGCTCCTCCCGCCGGAGGTTTTTGGCCTCCATGTAATTGAAGTAGAACCAGGGCTTCATGATTTCGCTCATGTATAGATGGGCCTCGATCGCCTGAACCAGCCGTTCTCCGGGAGCGGAATCCGATCTTATCTCGCCTGATAGCGCCGTATTCATCAGCCGGCTGCCGAAGCTGCGGATCATGGCGAGCAGTTCTTCCTTGCTTTTGAAGTATGAATAGAGCGCCCCCATGCTGAGGTTCGCCTCGCGGGCCAGATCGCGCACGCTCATCGCCTGAAAGCCCTTGCTGCTGCTGAGCGCAAGCGTTGAGTCGAAGATTCGGACAAGGTTGCGGACCGCGGTTTCATCCTTCTTTATCCGGATCTGCTCTCGGTTTGCGTTCAGGAACTCACTGCAGATCTGCTCGCTGGAGAGGTTCGCCGAATTTTTGAATGTCTGGAAACCGCGCATGGCCTGTTCCTTTATTTAACGGTTTTGCCGACGTATTCCCGCAAGATCCGCCGGGCAACGGACATCTTGTGCACCTCGTCGGCGCCGTCGTAGATACGGGCCGCCCGTTCATGGCGGTAAAAAAACGGGATGATGACATCGTCGGTCATTCCCAGTCCGCCGTGCACCTGCAGGGCGCGATCGACAACGTTCTGCATTACTCCGGCCACATGGAACTTGATCAGCGAAATATCCTCGCGGGCCTCTTTTACCCCCAGATTGTCGATCTTCCACGCCGCATTGAGCGTCATCAGCCGCGCCCCCTGGATAGCGGCGGCGCATTCGGCGATCCACGCCTGGATAATCTGTTTGGAGGCAAGCGTTTTTCCGTCGGAGGTGATAATCCGCTCCGACGCCCTTTTGCACATCAGATCGAAGGCGCGGCTGCAAACCCCGAGCCAGCGCATGCAGTGGTGGATACGCCCCGGGCCGAGACGCTCC
This genomic interval from Syntrophobacterales bacterium contains the following:
- a CDS encoding phosphotransferase family protein encodes the protein MDVADETRPIREGEEFDIKRVEQFLKDNIPQLKGALTVSQFPGGHSNLTYLIRVGDRELVFRRPPLGRKAKTAHDMGREFRMLQALRPAFPYCPEPLAYTDDETLIGCPFYVMERIKGLIIRRDLPKSLALQPKEAARLCEKLIAVFVELHQVDYRKIGLEDFGKPAGYVKRQVEGWSERYRTAKTPDAPDFEDVMAWLHEKMPPESPHVSVIHNDYRFDNVVLHPDDPFRIVGVLDWEMATIGDPLMDLGGALAYWTNHDDPPAMQAIRMIPTHLPGMFTRQEFIKRYSERMGIPVEKSDFYYCFGMFRLAGIVQQIYWRFYHGQTKDERFKLMIAAVQVLEAACKRLIEKSVL
- a CDS encoding TetR/AcrR family transcriptional regulator; the encoded protein is MRGFQTFKNSANLSSEQICSEFLNANREQIRIKKDETAVRNLVRIFDSTLALSSSKGFQAMSVRDLAREANLSMGALYSYFKSKEELLAMIRSFGSRLMNTALSGEIRSDSAPGERLVQAIEAHLYMSEIMKPWFYFNYMEAKNLRREEQKKAIEMELYTEGIFVEIIKDGIAAGCFRAIEPTLTAAVLKAMLQDWYLKPWKYQKRAVSVEDYARFLIEMMDHFLKES